A stretch of the Candidatus Anoxymicrobium japonicum genome encodes the following:
- a CDS encoding tRNA preQ1(34) S-adenosylmethionine ribosyltransferase-isomerase QueA — protein sequence MRTDIFDYDLPRALIAQDPLPERDASRLLVLERATGRISHRVFRDLPELLAPGDCLALNTTRVFHGRLKGRKARTGGSVELLLLEDRGESVFKAMARGASLRPGIRVLLGDGTLEATVTDGLESGVVTVEFNKRGEELNRAIAEQGEMPLPPYITHELADAERYQTVYAEREMSAAAPTAGLHFTDALLERVRRAGLTIAGLELAVGMDTFVPVRARMVEDHSMHKEWFSLDEAAARAVNEARRKTGRVVAVGTTSVRALESCAAESRLVTPGEGCTDLFITPGYRFKIVDAIITNFHLPRTTLLMMVCAFGGIEPVQSAYEEAIREGYRFYSFGDAMLIQ from the coding sequence ATGAGAACCGACATCTTCGACTATGACCTCCCGCGAGCCCTGATCGCGCAGGATCCTCTCCCGGAGCGCGACGCCAGCAGGCTCCTTGTCCTCGAGCGCGCCACAGGGCGGATATCGCACCGTGTCTTCCGCGATCTGCCGGAGTTGCTTGCCCCCGGCGACTGCCTGGCGCTCAACACAACCCGTGTGTTTCATGGTCGCCTCAAAGGAAGAAAGGCGCGGACCGGCGGCTCGGTTGAGCTTCTACTGCTCGAAGACAGAGGAGAGTCGGTGTTCAAGGCGATGGCGCGCGGCGCATCGCTGCGTCCAGGGATCCGTGTCCTGCTTGGCGACGGGACGCTCGAGGCCACTGTCACCGACGGCCTCGAATCGGGCGTCGTGACAGTCGAATTCAACAAGCGCGGCGAGGAACTCAATCGCGCTATAGCCGAACAGGGAGAGATGCCGCTTCCGCCGTACATCACTCATGAACTGGCGGACGCCGAGCGGTATCAAACGGTGTACGCGGAGCGTGAGATGTCGGCCGCCGCGCCGACCGCCGGGCTTCATTTCACAGACGCATTGCTGGAGCGGGTACGTCGCGCTGGCTTGACAATCGCCGGGCTCGAACTCGCCGTCGGCATGGATACCTTTGTGCCGGTGCGCGCGCGAATGGTCGAGGATCACAGCATGCACAAGGAGTGGTTCTCGCTCGACGAGGCCGCCGCGCGCGCGGTGAACGAGGCAAGGAGAAAAACCGGGCGCGTCGTCGCCGTCGGCACAACCTCGGTCCGCGCGCTCGAGTCATGCGCGGCGGAAAGCAGGCTTGTGACACCGGGGGAAGGTTGCACCGATCTCTTTATAACTCCCGGTTACCGCTTCAAGATAGTCGATGCCATTATCACGAACTTCCATCTCCCGCGCACGACGCTCCTCATGATGGTTTGCGCGTTCGGCGGGATAGAGCCGGTTCAGAGCGCCTACGAGGAGGCTATCCGCGAGGGTTACCGCTTTTACTCTTTTGGTGATGCTATGCTGATTCAATGA
- a CDS encoding Holliday junction branch migration DNA helicase RuvB, with the protein MSEQHGKGLAGEAISSEEKAIDLTLRPRTLSEFVGQAANKEQLRIFIEAARNRGEVLDHVLLSGPPGLGKTTLAGIIAAELGVGMRSTSGPALERQGDLVAILTNVEKGAVMFIDEIHRLPRVVEEILYPAMEDFQVDIIIGKGPGARDVRLPLPEFTLIGATTRTGLITAPLLTRFGVSCRLDYYPLLEMEAIVNRAASILDIRVDDTGAHEIARRARGTPRVANRLLRRVRDYAEVKADSVITGDVAARAMEMLQIDEMGLDVLDQAVLCAIVDKFSGGPVGLKTLAASIGEESDTLEDVYEPYLMQIGFLKRTPRGRVATPRAYEHLGRQPEGGGLF; encoded by the coding sequence ATGTCTGAACAGCACGGGAAAGGTCTCGCCGGTGAGGCGATATCGTCCGAGGAGAAGGCGATCGACCTTACCTTGAGGCCGCGTACACTATCCGAGTTCGTGGGTCAGGCCGCCAACAAGGAACAGTTGCGCATCTTTATCGAGGCCGCCAGGAACCGGGGCGAGGTTCTCGATCATGTGCTTCTGTCAGGCCCGCCGGGTCTCGGCAAGACAACTCTTGCCGGCATCATCGCCGCGGAGCTTGGAGTCGGCATGCGCTCGACTTCCGGTCCCGCCCTCGAGCGCCAGGGCGACCTCGTGGCCATACTTACCAATGTCGAGAAGGGCGCCGTCATGTTTATCGATGAGATACACCGGCTACCGCGAGTTGTTGAGGAGATCCTCTACCCCGCCATGGAAGATTTCCAGGTCGACATCATCATAGGGAAAGGCCCTGGCGCGCGTGATGTCCGCCTTCCGCTGCCGGAGTTTACGTTGATCGGCGCGACTACCAGAACAGGGTTGATCACGGCGCCGTTGCTTACGCGCTTTGGTGTGTCCTGCCGGCTTGATTATTATCCCCTGCTTGAGATGGAGGCTATCGTCAACAGGGCCGCGAGCATACTCGACATCCGTGTCGACGATACGGGCGCTCACGAGATCGCCCGCCGGGCGCGCGGGACTCCGCGCGTGGCGAACCGGCTTCTCCGCCGCGTGCGCGACTACGCTGAGGTGAAAGCCGATAGCGTTATCACCGGAGATGTGGCCGCGAGGGCCATGGAGATGCTGCAGATAGACGAGATGGGGTTGGACGTTCTCGACCAGGCTGTGCTTTGTGCCATAGTCGATAAGTTCTCGGGAGGGCCGGTCGGCCTCAAGACGCTTGCGGCTTCTATCGGTGAGGAGTCCGACACGCTTGAGGACGTTTACGAGCCTTACCTGATGCAGATCGGGTTTCTCAAAAGAACTCCAAGGGGACGGGTAGCGACCCCCCGCGCTTATGAACACCTGGGGCGCCAGCCCGAGGGCGGTGGCCTGTTCTAA